A single region of the Pseudomonadota bacterium genome encodes:
- a CDS encoding elongation factor Tu — DNIRMAVALIDPVAMEDGMRFAIREGGRTVGSGVVSSIIE, encoded by the coding sequence GGACAACATCCGGATGGCGGTGGCGCTGATCGACCCGGTGGCCATGGAAGACGGAATGCGTTTCGCGATTCGCGAGGGCGGCCGGACGGTGGGTTCCGGCGTCGTCTCGTCGATTATCGAATAG
- the rpmG gene encoding 50S ribosomal protein L33: MITLECRVCSERNYTTTKNKRTTPGKLAFNKYCPRCRKHTEHRETK, encoded by the coding sequence ATGATCACGCTCGAGTGTCGCGTTTGTTCGGAGCGCAACTACACGACGACGAAGAACAAGCGCACGACGCCCGGCAAGCTGGCGTTCAACAAGTATTGTCCGCGTTGCCGCAAGCACACGGAGCACAGGGAGACCAAGTAG